In Pedobacter heparinus DSM 2366, the following are encoded in one genomic region:
- a CDS encoding family 43 glycosylhydrolase, translating to MNPTITTSSFSFLVLFCLILGHTATQAQEKNEARTFVNPVGQGADPWVIRHKNHYYVCQSTGGIAGRGISVSKSDKLSKLGKAVIVWNAPRKGWNSNQIWAPELHYFNNKWYIYYAAGQSGPPYIYQRSGVLESVTDDPQGKYIDKGLLSTGADPKDQTGNIWAIDVNVAEIRGKLYAVWSGWEKNAATDKTVQHLYLARMSNPWTISSERVKISSPDQQWETGGPLNLNEGPQFLLRKGQVFIVYSTRESWTPEYRLGLLRLKKEAKVLLDAKSWEKTGPVFQGTEQVFGPGHASFTQSPDNKEWWIFYHAKKTTEPGWSRDMRLQKFSWNPDGSPNFGTPIPAGVAIQVPSGE from the coding sequence ATGAATCCAACCATAACAACCAGCAGTTTTTCTTTTCTTGTATTGTTCTGTTTAATTTTAGGGCATACAGCAACGCAGGCCCAGGAAAAAAACGAAGCGCGGACCTTCGTAAATCCAGTAGGGCAGGGCGCAGATCCCTGGGTGATCAGGCACAAAAACCATTATTACGTTTGTCAGAGCACCGGAGGGATCGCTGGTAGAGGTATTTCTGTAAGTAAATCGGATAAACTGAGCAAGCTGGGCAAGGCAGTTATCGTGTGGAATGCACCTCGAAAAGGCTGGAACAGCAATCAAATCTGGGCGCCAGAGCTCCACTATTTCAACAACAAATGGTACATCTATTATGCGGCAGGCCAATCTGGCCCTCCGTATATCTATCAGCGTTCAGGCGTACTCGAATCAGTAACAGATGACCCGCAGGGAAAATATATAGATAAAGGCCTGTTAAGCACCGGTGCAGACCCAAAAGATCAAACCGGAAATATCTGGGCCATAGATGTTAATGTAGCAGAAATCAGAGGGAAACTCTATGCTGTATGGTCTGGTTGGGAAAAGAATGCGGCTACCGATAAAACAGTTCAACACCTGTATCTGGCCAGGATGAGCAATCCCTGGACAATCAGTTCAGAAAGGGTAAAAATTTCCAGTCCTGACCAGCAATGGGAAACAGGCGGTCCACTGAACTTGAACGAGGGCCCTCAGTTTCTGCTTCGTAAAGGACAGGTTTTTATTGTGTATTCCACCCGCGAATCCTGGACACCAGAGTACCGCCTTGGCTTGTTAAGACTTAAAAAAGAGGCCAAAGTATTGCTTGATGCGAAGAGCTGGGAAAAAACGGGACCTGTGTTTCAGGGAACAGAACAAGTCTTTGGTCCTGGACATGCTAGTTTCACGCAATCTCCGGATAACAAAGAATGGTGGATCTTTTATCATGCCAAGAAAACTACAGAACCAGGTTGGTCGCGGGACATGCGCTTACAAAAGTTTAGCTGGAACCCGGATGGGAGCCCAAATTTCGGTACACCTATCCCGGCAGGTGTGGCCATTCAGGTACCATCCGGAGAGTAA
- a CDS encoding N-acetylglucosamine kinase, translating into MILIADSGSTKTDWCLIDPEGEERYFMTEGYNPFFSEPASILNSIRNNLPAYLQHTDIKALHFYGAGCQDEQTAVIESILREAFPQCETIEAEMDLLAAARGLLNHNAGFAAILGTGTNTCIYDGKNITHNIDSLGFILGDEGSGAAIGKKILVDYLRDKMPQSVKRVFEAQYGLNAAAIINRIYTSPQANRFCAGFTRFLKSDEVDAAYSNNLLRTAFTEFFSQLVSCYPDYRQYQFNCIGSVAYHFQTQLREVLDDFKMKPGCILSSLIRELANYHK; encoded by the coding sequence ATGATTTTAATTGCCGACAGCGGGTCGACCAAGACAGACTGGTGCTTAATAGACCCCGAAGGAGAAGAACGTTATTTTATGACTGAAGGATACAATCCTTTTTTTTCCGAACCCGCATCCATTCTGAATTCCATCCGAAACAATTTACCGGCGTACCTGCAACACACAGACATCAAAGCTCTGCATTTTTATGGAGCTGGTTGTCAAGACGAACAGACAGCCGTTATAGAAAGCATCCTGCGCGAGGCTTTTCCACAATGTGAAACCATCGAAGCCGAAATGGACCTACTTGCCGCGGCAAGAGGCTTGCTTAACCACAATGCCGGATTTGCTGCCATATTGGGCACCGGTACCAATACCTGTATTTACGATGGCAAAAATATCACCCACAACATAGATTCACTCGGATTCATTCTGGGAGACGAGGGGAGTGGCGCAGCTATAGGAAAGAAAATCCTCGTTGATTATTTACGCGATAAAATGCCACAATCGGTTAAACGTGTATTTGAGGCGCAATATGGCCTCAATGCTGCAGCAATCATCAACAGAATTTATACCAGCCCCCAGGCCAACAGGTTTTGTGCAGGTTTCACCAGGTTCCTAAAATCTGATGAAGTAGATGCCGCCTATAGCAATAATTTGCTGCGTACCGCATTTACCGAATTTTTTTCACAACTCGTTTCCTGTTATCCCGACTACCGTCAATATCAATTTAATTGCATCGGTTCAGTAGCCTATCATTTTCAAACCCAATTGCGGGAAGTACTGGATGACTTTAAAATGAAACCGGGATGTATTTTATCTTCACTGATCCGCGAACTAGCCAACTATCACAAATGA
- a CDS encoding sugar MFS transporter, with protein MANKAGLNPLVIIGILFFIFGFVTWLSSVLIPYLQLACELNNFQSYLVAFAFYISYFLMGIPSGWLLKITGFKNSLSIGLLLVAIGSLLFMPAAMNRFYPLFLLGLFVQGAGLTILQTASNPYVAILGPKESAARRISFMGICNGIAGALAPIILGAVILNDADALKEKLNHLNPVQKNLELNALADKVIIPYLIITGLLVIMAILIRFSALPEIDEDELEADLDGDGRTAKTSILQFPHLILGVFILFLYTGVEVIAGNSIIGYGTFHGIPLSASKFFSSFTLISMLVGYLIGIVCIPRYFSQETALKTSAVLGIVFALAAIFTAGITSVVFIALLGLANSLMWPSIWPLAIAGLGKFTKTGSSLLVMAISGAALLPLLYGYLTDHFNPQQAYWMVIPCYIAIGYYAVSGHQIGKLKI; from the coding sequence ATGGCAAATAAAGCCGGATTAAACCCACTCGTCATCATTGGCATACTCTTTTTCATATTTGGTTTTGTTACCTGGTTAAGTTCTGTATTGATCCCATATTTACAGCTGGCCTGCGAATTGAATAACTTTCAATCCTATCTGGTTGCATTTGCCTTCTACATTTCCTATTTTCTAATGGGTATCCCCTCCGGATGGCTATTAAAAATTACAGGCTTTAAAAACAGTCTATCCATTGGTTTGCTACTCGTAGCCATAGGTTCATTATTGTTTATGCCTGCTGCCATGAACCGCTTCTATCCATTATTCTTACTGGGTTTGTTTGTTCAGGGTGCCGGGTTGACTATTTTGCAGACGGCTTCCAATCCTTACGTAGCCATACTTGGTCCTAAAGAAAGTGCGGCAAGGCGCATCAGTTTCATGGGAATCTGTAATGGCATCGCAGGCGCCCTTGCACCCATAATTTTGGGTGCGGTGATCTTAAATGATGCAGATGCGCTAAAAGAAAAGTTGAACCACTTAAACCCCGTGCAAAAGAACCTGGAGCTCAATGCGCTTGCCGATAAAGTCATCATACCTTACCTGATTATTACAGGTCTATTGGTGATAATGGCCATTCTTATCAGGTTTTCGGCCCTGCCTGAAATTGATGAGGACGAATTAGAGGCTGATCTGGACGGAGATGGCCGCACGGCTAAAACCTCAATTCTGCAATTTCCTCACCTTATACTGGGTGTATTCATCCTGTTTTTATATACCGGGGTAGAAGTAATTGCCGGAAACAGCATTATAGGCTATGGCACCTTCCATGGTATTCCACTCAGCGCTTCAAAGTTTTTCAGTTCTTTTACACTCATCAGTATGCTCGTCGGTTACCTCATCGGTATTGTCTGCATACCCCGTTATTTTAGCCAGGAAACAGCACTTAAAACCTCTGCTGTGCTAGGGATTGTGTTTGCCCTGGCAGCTATCTTCACCGCAGGCATAACTTCCGTGGTGTTTATCGCCCTGCTCGGTCTGGCCAATTCGCTCATGTGGCCTTCCATCTGGCCACTAGCTATTGCAGGACTGGGTAAATTTACTAAAACAGGCTCTTCTCTGTTGGTGATGGCCATTTCCGGAGCAGCATTGCTTCCGCTGTTGTACGGATACCTCACCGACCATTTCAACCCACAACAGGCCTATTGGATGGTTATTCCCTGTTATATAGCCATTGGCTATTATGCAGTGTCCGGTCATCAGATAGGAAAACTAAAAATTTAA
- a CDS encoding beta-N-acetylhexosaminidase, with product MLRYFLFLILSVPLSVCSQSQTGLLKVIPAPAAVKLSGGSFRLSPQTKLGYTDQAGKKTATLLQDYLKKNYGLQLSFKPGVTKLSNAVISFVKTQEMAAEAYTLLSNTRGVEIRGDEAGLFYGLQTLLQMIENTGNGLMVTGAEIKDQPRYAFRGIMQDVGYHIYPVSFIKSQIDMLAKYKMNVYHWHLTEDHGWRIEIKKYPKLTTVGAFRESTQISHYADSLNGQDHLPYGGFYTQQEIKEIVAYARERQVTVIPEIELPGHSLAALAAYPELACGDQPGPFKVAQSWGIFEDVYCAGKEQTFQVLEDVLTEVMALFPSRYIHIGGDECPKKRWEKCRYCQKRIKDEKLKNEFELQSYFVKRIERFVNSKGRQIIGWDEIREGGLAPNATVMAWRSIEEGIKAAQENHDVVMAPMSHVYFDFLQGPRPLEPLAIGWGFNPAERIYAYDPTPSSLTAAQKKHIIGVEAPIWTEHMDTYRKVEYMLYPRLMALAEIAWTPLERKNAIDFFESRLPRHLAVLDRSKILYRVPGPIGITDTTLNGRNFKVTLKPSVEGGKIYYNFEGQDARETDYLYEKPIDIILHKGEKRQMKSVVVAPSGKRSISTTTLFSYQ from the coding sequence ATGTTGAGGTATTTCCTTTTTTTAATCCTATCGGTTCCGCTGTCGGTCTGTTCGCAAAGTCAGACCGGCTTGTTAAAAGTAATTCCGGCACCTGCAGCAGTTAAGCTTAGTGGCGGCAGTTTCAGGCTTTCTCCACAAACAAAGCTGGGCTATACAGACCAAGCTGGTAAAAAGACTGCGACCCTCTTACAAGATTACCTGAAGAAGAATTATGGGCTGCAGCTTTCCTTTAAACCAGGCGTGACGAAGCTCAGCAACGCAGTGATTTCCTTTGTTAAAACACAGGAAATGGCAGCAGAGGCGTACACCTTATTGTCAAATACTCGGGGGGTTGAGATCAGGGGTGATGAAGCTGGGTTATTCTATGGACTGCAAACGCTCCTGCAAATGATAGAAAATACCGGGAACGGACTAATGGTCACAGGTGCCGAGATTAAGGACCAGCCCAGGTATGCTTTCCGGGGAATCATGCAGGATGTGGGGTACCACATTTATCCTGTCTCCTTTATCAAAAGCCAGATTGATATGCTGGCAAAATATAAAATGAATGTCTACCATTGGCACCTGACCGAAGACCATGGCTGGCGGATAGAGATTAAAAAATATCCAAAGTTGACTACTGTGGGTGCTTTTCGGGAAAGTACGCAGATCAGTCATTATGCAGATTCACTCAATGGCCAGGATCACCTGCCTTATGGGGGTTTTTACACCCAGCAGGAGATCAAAGAAATTGTAGCTTATGCCCGCGAAAGGCAAGTTACAGTAATCCCCGAGATTGAACTGCCAGGGCATTCTCTGGCGGCCCTGGCCGCTTACCCCGAACTTGCCTGTGGTGATCAACCCGGTCCTTTTAAAGTGGCACAAAGTTGGGGGATATTTGAAGATGTTTATTGCGCAGGCAAAGAGCAGACTTTCCAGGTGCTGGAAGATGTGCTTACCGAAGTGATGGCATTATTCCCTTCCAGGTATATCCACATCGGCGGCGATGAATGTCCGAAAAAACGCTGGGAAAAATGCCGGTATTGCCAGAAACGGATCAAAGATGAAAAATTAAAGAACGAATTTGAGTTGCAAAGTTATTTTGTAAAACGCATCGAGCGTTTCGTAAACAGCAAGGGCAGACAAATTATAGGTTGGGATGAGATCCGTGAAGGTGGATTGGCGCCAAATGCTACAGTGATGGCCTGGCGCAGCATAGAAGAAGGCATCAAAGCAGCGCAGGAAAACCACGATGTAGTGATGGCACCAATGTCACATGTATACTTCGATTTTTTACAAGGGCCAAGGCCATTAGAACCCCTGGCGATCGGATGGGGATTTAACCCTGCTGAGCGCATATATGCTTACGATCCTACACCTTCATCCCTTACCGCTGCGCAAAAGAAACACATCATCGGTGTAGAAGCGCCCATCTGGACGGAACATATGGATACTTACCGTAAGGTAGAATACATGCTTTATCCGCGATTAATGGCCTTGGCAGAAATCGCCTGGACACCGCTGGAACGTAAAAATGCCATAGATTTTTTTGAAAGCAGGCTGCCCAGACATCTGGCTGTACTCGACCGCTCAAAGATCCTGTACCGGGTTCCCGGACCAATTGGGATAACCGACACCACCTTGAACGGTCGTAATTTTAAGGTTACGTTGAAGCCTTCTGTTGAAGGGGGAAAAATTTATTATAATTTTGAGGGCCAGGATGCCCGGGAAACAGATTACCTGTACGAAAAGCCAATTGACATTATCTTGCACAAAGGCGAGAAACGCCAGATGAAATCAGTTGTTGTGGCGCCTTCTGGCAAAAGGAGTATCAGCACAACCACATTATTCAGTTATCAATAA
- a CDS encoding N-acetylmuramic acid 6-phosphate etherase, whose amino-acid sequence MTRITEQASLYDHLETKSVEELTQYINQEDAKVAAAIKVALPQINVLIEQIIAKLAAGGRMFYIGAGSGGRLSVLDVIELPTTYGIEKGRVNVVLAGGVAQLAEALEECEDDVNEAWTKLSEAQVSPMDIVIGISASGSTPFVLEGLKKCRANQITTGCIVSNPDSGIAAQADFPVEVITGPEFITGSTRMKCGTAQKMIFDMISTTTMIRLGRVEGNSMVNVKLINDKILDRAVLMLMDKIGLTDYEEAKQGLLKYGSVKEAMENLSSKSI is encoded by the coding sequence ATGACTAGAATTACAGAACAAGCATCGTTATATGATCACCTGGAAACCAAATCAGTTGAGGAGCTTACGCAATACATCAACCAGGAAGATGCGAAGGTAGCGGCCGCAATAAAGGTTGCCTTACCTCAAATTAATGTGTTGATTGAGCAGATCATCGCAAAGCTAGCCGCTGGTGGCCGGATGTTTTATATCGGTGCTGGAAGCGGGGGCAGATTATCTGTCTTGGATGTGATTGAACTGCCTACAACTTACGGCATAGAAAAAGGAAGGGTCAATGTGGTTTTGGCCGGTGGAGTAGCTCAGCTGGCAGAAGCGCTTGAAGAGTGCGAAGACGACGTAAACGAGGCTTGGACAAAACTGAGCGAAGCACAGGTGTCGCCTATGGATATCGTGATCGGCATTTCAGCAAGCGGCAGTACTCCTTTTGTATTGGAAGGCTTAAAGAAATGCAGGGCAAACCAAATCACTACAGGCTGTATCGTCAGTAACCCTGATTCTGGAATTGCCGCGCAGGCGGATTTTCCGGTAGAAGTGATCACCGGTCCTGAATTTATTACGGGGAGTACACGCATGAAATGCGGTACCGCGCAGAAGATGATCTTCGACATGATTTCCACCACCACCATGATCCGTCTTGGACGTGTAGAGGGCAACAGCATGGTCAACGTAAAGTTGATCAACGATAAGATCCTGGACCGCGCTGTTTTGATGCTGATGGACAAAATTGGCCTTACCGACTATGAAGAAGCTAAACAGGGCTTGTTAAAATATGGTTCGGTAAAAGAGGCTATGGAAAATTTGTCTAGTAAATCTATTTAA
- a CDS encoding alpha-N-acetylglucosaminidase has product MKRPNFKQLILSIFILLSLTFTHTLAHASTDNKLNEKASYDLIKRILPNHADRFVIEYLPAANGKDIFELESRGNQIVLRGNTGISVASALNYWLKNYAHCDISWNGTNLNIPKPFPMVPGKVRKVTPHEYRHYFNYCTFNYTSSWWDWQRWEWEIDFMALNGVNMPLAMTGQNALWDRVYRGMGFGDRDMDAFFTGPAYFMWFWAGNIDGLNGPLPKSWMESHEQLQKKILARERELGMKPILPAFSGHVPPTFKARFPNARVDRLNWEGRFADTYVLHPDDPLFQQIADKFMAEQDKAFGNTDHLYGADTFNEMYLPYTDTAYVRKIGTAVYKGMAKADPEAIWVMQGWMFWDKRDFWKPEVVKNYLSGVPDDNLIMLDLFADEQPIWTKTEAFWGKKWIWCMLHNFGGRNPLYGDLNYIGREPAEMVHDPNRGRLSGIGLVPEGIEQNPVVYSLMLEHVWNDQVIDVKSWLVNYAQRRYGQRDPQTEKAWQILHQTVYAKEGSYETIISARPTHEKHADWTGTDLPYDGDKLVPAWTYLLNASNRFKNNDCYQFDLVTVGRQVLANYATVLQRLFARDFRNKNLTAYRAHTAEFLTLIADMDKLMGTRKDFLLGKWLNDAKKWATNESESRLYEKNARDLITLWGGKDASLHEYANKQWAGLFNGFYGKRWQTFIAETSTALEQGKSFDQEAFETRMKDWEWNWVNGREQYTDKPQGNPVTVSIQLHKKYIDKIKNAYTANPDLKK; this is encoded by the coding sequence TTTACCAGCAGCCAATGGCAAAGACATTTTTGAGCTGGAAAGCCGGGGAAATCAAATTGTATTGAGAGGAAACACCGGTATTTCTGTAGCCAGTGCCTTAAACTACTGGCTGAAAAACTATGCGCACTGCGACATCAGCTGGAATGGCACCAACTTAAACATACCCAAACCATTTCCAATGGTGCCGGGTAAAGTGCGTAAAGTTACCCCGCACGAATACAGGCACTATTTCAATTATTGTACATTCAACTATACCTCTTCCTGGTGGGATTGGCAACGTTGGGAGTGGGAAATCGACTTCATGGCCCTTAACGGGGTAAACATGCCGCTGGCCATGACAGGACAGAATGCGCTATGGGACCGCGTATACCGGGGCATGGGCTTTGGCGATCGTGATATGGATGCTTTCTTTACCGGTCCGGCTTATTTCATGTGGTTCTGGGCCGGTAACATCGATGGATTGAACGGCCCATTGCCTAAAAGCTGGATGGAAAGCCATGAACAATTGCAAAAGAAAATCCTGGCCAGAGAGCGCGAACTGGGGATGAAACCTATTTTGCCTGCCTTCAGTGGACATGTTCCACCTACATTTAAAGCACGTTTTCCGAATGCCAGGGTAGATAGGCTGAACTGGGAAGGTAGGTTTGCAGACACTTATGTACTTCACCCTGACGATCCCTTGTTTCAACAAATAGCCGATAAGTTTATGGCAGAGCAAGACAAAGCCTTTGGCAATACAGATCATTTATACGGTGCGGATACCTTTAACGAAATGTACCTGCCTTATACAGACACGGCATATGTCAGAAAAATAGGCACTGCCGTGTATAAAGGGATGGCTAAAGCGGATCCGGAGGCCATCTGGGTAATGCAGGGCTGGATGTTCTGGGATAAGCGTGACTTCTGGAAACCGGAAGTAGTTAAAAACTACTTGAGTGGTGTACCTGATGACAACCTGATCATGCTGGATCTATTTGCGGATGAACAACCCATCTGGACAAAAACAGAGGCTTTCTGGGGCAAGAAATGGATTTGGTGTATGCTGCATAATTTTGGTGGTAGGAATCCGCTCTATGGCGACCTTAACTATATAGGCAGAGAACCTGCAGAAATGGTGCATGACCCGAATAGGGGTCGCTTATCGGGCATTGGATTGGTGCCCGAGGGTATCGAACAAAATCCAGTAGTTTACTCGCTGATGCTGGAGCATGTATGGAACGATCAGGTTATCGACGTCAAATCATGGTTGGTCAACTATGCGCAACGCCGGTATGGCCAGCGTGACCCGCAAACAGAAAAAGCCTGGCAGATCCTACACCAGACGGTATATGCAAAAGAAGGAAGCTATGAAACTATCATCTCGGCCAGACCTACACATGAGAAACATGCGGACTGGACTGGTACAGACTTGCCTTACGATGGGGATAAACTGGTTCCAGCCTGGACATATTTGCTGAATGCATCAAACCGCTTTAAAAACAACGACTGTTATCAATTTGACCTCGTTACTGTAGGTCGCCAGGTACTCGCAAATTACGCGACAGTGCTTCAGCGCCTGTTCGCCAGGGATTTCAGGAATAAGAACCTGACTGCCTACAGGGCACATACCGCAGAGTTTTTAACGTTGATAGCAGACATGGACAAGCTAATGGGTACCCGTAAAGATTTCCTGTTGGGCAAATGGTTAAATGATGCCAAAAAATGGGCAACCAATGAATCAGAAAGTCGCTTATATGAAAAAAATGCCCGCGACTTGATCACCCTTTGGGGTGGTAAAGACGCATCGCTGCACGAATATGCCAACAAGCAATGGGCAGGGTTGTTCAATGGTTTTTACGGCAAAAGATGGCAAACATTTATCGCCGAGACCAGCACAGCACTGGAGCAAGGGAAATCATTTGATCAGGAAGCGTTTGAAACACGGATGAAAGATTGGGAATGGAACTGGGTAAATGGACGTGAACAATATACAGACAAGCCACAGGGCAACCCGGTAACGGTCTCTATACAACTTCATAAAAAATACATTGATAAAATTAAAAACGCTTATACCGCAAATCCTGATTTAAAAAAGTAA